The following proteins are encoded in a genomic region of Vibrio spartinae:
- the thiC gene encoding phosphomethylpyrimidine synthase ThiC, with protein sequence MSNRKQSRLEAKQFIENIQSTPYPNSTKIYVQGSREDIRVPMRSIQLADSLVGHVKDDPVYEPNESICVYDTSGVYTDPQYTIDVYRGLPALRQAWIEGRSDTERLDQMTSDYAQERLADSTLDDLRYGHLPLIRKALSGHCVTQLHYARRGIVTPEMEFIAIRENMQRQQYRDEQLNLQHQGESFGAHMPEAITAEFVRREVAEGRAIIPANINHPESEPMIIGRNFLVKVNANIGNSSVTSSIEEEVEKLVWSTRWGADTVMDLSTGRNIHETREWILRNSPVPIGTVPMYQALEKVNGVAENLTWEVMRDTLIEQAEQGVDYFTIHAGVLLRYVPMTAKRVTGIVSRGGSIIAKWCLAHHEENFLYTRFRDICKICAQYDVSLSLGDGLRPGSVADANDEAQFSELRTLGELTKIAWEYDVQVMIEGPGHVPMHLVKANMEEQLRHCSEAPFYTLGPLTTDIAPGYDHITSGIGAAMIGWYGCAMLCYVTPKEHLGLPNKDDVKTGLITYKLAAHAADLAKGHPGAQVRDNALSKARFEFRWEDQFNLSLDPVTARTYHDQTLPQASGKVAHFCSMCGPKFCSMKISQEVRDYAKAQQDSHSEHDHSVNIQMLDISSDDARSDHERLVGMKQKSQEFKAQGSALYRLAQDTDQEV encoded by the coding sequence ATGTCGAACCGTAAACAATCCAGACTGGAAGCAAAGCAGTTTATTGAAAACATCCAGTCAACACCTTATCCCAATTCAACAAAAATTTATGTGCAGGGTTCCCGGGAAGATATTCGGGTACCGATGCGATCCATTCAACTGGCCGATAGTCTGGTCGGTCATGTAAAGGATGACCCCGTCTACGAGCCTAATGAATCGATTTGTGTCTACGACACATCAGGGGTGTATACCGACCCGCAATATACAATCGATGTTTATCGAGGCTTGCCAGCTTTGAGACAGGCGTGGATAGAAGGGCGGTCTGATACAGAAAGACTCGATCAAATGACCTCTGATTATGCGCAAGAGCGTCTTGCTGATAGCACGCTAGACGATTTGCGATACGGTCATTTACCGCTTATTCGCAAAGCGCTGTCCGGCCATTGTGTCACTCAGCTCCATTATGCGCGGCGGGGAATTGTCACCCCTGAGATGGAGTTCATTGCGATTCGTGAGAACATGCAGCGTCAGCAGTATCGTGATGAGCAATTGAACTTACAGCATCAGGGGGAAAGTTTCGGTGCTCATATGCCGGAAGCGATCACCGCTGAATTTGTTCGCCGTGAGGTGGCAGAAGGTCGAGCGATTATTCCGGCAAATATCAATCATCCTGAATCTGAACCCATGATTATCGGGCGAAATTTTCTGGTCAAAGTGAATGCCAATATTGGTAATTCATCGGTTACATCCTCAATTGAAGAGGAAGTTGAGAAGCTCGTCTGGTCAACGCGTTGGGGCGCAGATACGGTGATGGATCTCTCCACTGGACGCAATATACATGAGACGAGAGAGTGGATCTTACGCAACAGTCCTGTGCCTATCGGTACAGTACCGATGTACCAAGCTTTGGAAAAAGTAAACGGTGTTGCCGAAAATCTGACTTGGGAAGTGATGCGCGACACATTGATTGAGCAAGCAGAGCAAGGCGTCGATTACTTCACGATTCATGCCGGCGTATTGTTGCGGTATGTTCCGATGACAGCGAAGCGAGTCACGGGGATTGTTTCCCGGGGTGGGTCTATCATCGCGAAGTGGTGTCTGGCACATCATGAGGAAAACTTTCTTTATACCCGCTTCCGAGATATCTGTAAGATCTGTGCACAATATGATGTCTCACTCTCTCTGGGCGATGGACTCCGGCCCGGTTCTGTCGCTGATGCAAATGACGAAGCCCAGTTTTCTGAACTCAGAACGCTTGGGGAACTGACCAAAATTGCATGGGAATATGATGTTCAGGTCATGATTGAAGGCCCCGGGCATGTGCCAATGCATCTCGTCAAAGCGAATATGGAAGAACAGTTACGCCATTGTTCGGAAGCACCGTTCTATACATTAGGCCCACTGACGACTGATATTGCCCCCGGATACGATCACATTACCTCTGGGATTGGTGCGGCCATGATTGGTTGGTACGGTTGTGCGATGCTCTGTTATGTCACACCCAAAGAGCATCTCGGACTGCCAAATAAAGACGATGTGAAGACGGGATTAATCACCTACAAGCTTGCTGCTCATGCGGCGGATTTAGCAAAAGGACATCCCGGTGCGCAAGTCAGAGATAATGCTTTATCAAAAGCACGGTTTGAATTCCGCTGGGAAGACCAATTCAATCTGTCTTTAGATCCGGTCACTGCTCGTACTTACCATGATCAGACGCTGCCTCAAGCGTCGGGAAAAGTCGCTCATTTTTGTTCAATGTGCGGCCCTAAATTCTGTTCAATGAAGATCTCTCAGGAAGTTCGTGATTACGCGAAAGCACAGCAGGATAGTCATTCAGAGCATGATCATTCAGTGAATATCCAGATGCTAGATATTTCTTCAGATGATGCACGTTCAGATCATGAGCGGCTGGTTGGTATGAAGCAAAAATCTCAGGAGTTTAAAGCGCAAGGTTCAGCATTATATCGCTTAGCTCAGGATACTGATCAGGAGGTGTAG
- the crcB gene encoding fluoride efflux transporter CrcB: MNQFSILGFIAFGGAFGACSRYLISELCVFLFGKGFPYGTLTVNILGSFMMGLLIAAIQGELISVDPWRQIIGLGFLGALTTFSTFSMDNVLLMQQGAFIKFGLNVLLNVILSISAAWVGFQLITKS, translated from the coding sequence ATGAATCAGTTCTCTATTCTTGGCTTTATTGCCTTTGGGGGTGCATTTGGTGCTTGCTCCCGATATTTAATTTCAGAACTTTGTGTCTTCTTATTCGGTAAAGGTTTTCCTTATGGAACCTTGACCGTGAATATTTTAGGCTCATTTATGATGGGGCTGTTAATTGCAGCGATTCAAGGGGAACTGATTTCTGTTGATCCATGGCGTCAAATCATTGGATTAGGCTTCTTAGGTGCTTTGACGACTTTTTCTACTTTCTCTATGGATAATGTTTTACTGATGCAGCAGGGGGCATTCATCAAGTTTGGTCTGAATGTTTTGTTGAATGTGATTTTGAGTATTTCTGCTGCGTGGGTTGGTTTTCAGTTGATTACCAAAAGCTAA
- a CDS encoding glycoside hydrolase family 43 protein, with protein MVFKIKNPVIEQRADPHVYLHHDGYYYFTASVPEYDRIELRRAKTLAGLAETNEIVTVWHKPDHGPYSDLIWAPEVHAIDGSWYIYFAAAPSREIKDGMFQHRMYVIRCDGENPLAAPWMFCGQVDSGIDSFCLDATTFEHRGTRYYVWAQKEQAIAGNSNLYIAEMLSPTTLKLPASRLSIPEFDWETQGFMVNEGPYILIRHGKVWLTYSASATDERYCMGLLQADEDADLLNPESWYKSPHPVFVTNASDQVFGPGHSCFTQDEQGNDILVYHARDYTEIEGDPLWDPNRHTRMKQIIWDGEQLVLGEAE; from the coding sequence ATGGTATTTAAGATAAAAAATCCAGTGATTGAGCAGCGAGCTGATCCACATGTCTACCTTCATCATGATGGGTATTATTATTTCACTGCATCGGTTCCTGAATATGATCGCATTGAGCTCAGAAGGGCAAAAACACTGGCCGGACTGGCCGAAACAAATGAAATCGTAACGGTTTGGCACAAGCCGGATCATGGTCCCTACTCTGATTTAATCTGGGCGCCGGAGGTTCACGCAATTGACGGGAGCTGGTATATCTACTTTGCTGCTGCACCCAGTCGGGAAATCAAGGATGGAATGTTTCAGCATCGGATGTATGTGATTCGCTGTGATGGGGAGAACCCGCTGGCGGCACCTTGGATGTTTTGTGGACAGGTTGATTCTGGCATCGATTCATTCTGTCTTGATGCCACGACATTTGAGCACCGAGGAACTCGGTATTATGTCTGGGCACAGAAAGAACAGGCGATTGCCGGGAATTCCAATTTATACATTGCAGAAATGCTGTCCCCGACAACATTAAAATTACCTGCCAGTCGGTTATCGATTCCTGAGTTTGACTGGGAAACACAGGGCTTCATGGTTAATGAAGGCCCGTATATTTTGATTCGCCACGGCAAAGTCTGGCTGACATATTCCGCCAGTGCGACCGACGAGCGTTACTGTATGGGGCTTTTACAAGCGGATGAGGATGCGGATTTGCTTAACCCTGAAAGTTGGTACAAATCACCACATCCGGTTTTCGTCACCAATGCCAGCGATCAGGTTTTTGGTCCCGGACACAGCTGTTTTACTCAAGATGAGCAAGGTAATGATATTTTGGTGTATCACGCCCGTGATTATACGGAGATTGAAGGGGATCCGTTATGGGACCCTAACCGCCATACCCGAATGAAACAGATTATCTGGGATGGTGAACAGCTTGTGCTTGGAGAGGCTGAATGA
- a CDS encoding MFS transporter, with the protein MYKFKLSVLEKVGFGSGDMAVNVVISSMMLIITFFYTDIFGIKASDLAMLFIVVRLIDAVTDPIMGMITDKVNTRWGRYRPYMLFLSIPFGISVFLTFSTPDLDYNGKLAYAYATYIFVTVMFTAVTIPYISLISVLTDDPKEKLSANGYRLFFAKIAAFLVTIIVPLLSERWGSESIQLGYQYAMGLMALMGTLLFLFCYFTTKERIDYVIESKPFTQQLKSLISNDQWVILCMVCITGTVGYTVRGSVAAYYAKYYLGGDAGTISAFLATGVVAAILAMVASTWITKYYCKVKLFRYSQIAVMILSAILYFSVGPSDFALAFILYFLLSFIVDLHAPIFWSAIAEAVDYGEFKLGQRVSGLSFGGISFCQKFGMGIAGAIVGWLLTFFDYAPNQAQSSFTLTGIALMLTLIPGIFHLIMGLLMFRYKVTDSYYNDMIHQGVVSKEMSDGIDNVHDKAPLSVPVK; encoded by the coding sequence ATGTATAAGTTCAAACTCTCAGTTCTTGAGAAAGTTGGATTTGGCTCAGGAGATATGGCTGTTAATGTGGTGATTTCATCAATGATGCTTATCATCACATTTTTTTATACCGATATCTTTGGCATCAAAGCAAGTGATCTGGCGATGTTATTCATTGTTGTTCGTTTGATTGATGCTGTGACTGACCCCATCATGGGGATGATTACGGATAAAGTGAATACCCGTTGGGGTCGCTATCGTCCTTACATGCTGTTTTTATCAATCCCCTTTGGCATATCGGTGTTCTTAACCTTTAGTACGCCAGATTTGGATTACAACGGCAAATTAGCATATGCCTATGCGACCTATATTTTTGTGACGGTGATGTTTACCGCTGTCACGATTCCATATATCTCTTTAATTAGTGTGCTTACCGATGATCCGAAAGAAAAGCTATCAGCCAACGGATATCGGTTATTCTTTGCCAAAATTGCCGCGTTTCTGGTTACCATTATCGTTCCCTTGCTCTCAGAAAGATGGGGCAGTGAAAGTATTCAATTGGGCTATCAGTATGCGATGGGTTTGATGGCTTTGATGGGGACATTACTGTTCTTATTTTGCTACTTTACGACGAAGGAACGTATCGACTATGTCATCGAGAGCAAACCATTTACCCAACAACTGAAATCCCTCATCAGCAATGATCAGTGGGTCATCTTATGTATGGTTTGTATCACCGGTACGGTCGGTTACACAGTGCGTGGGTCAGTGGCTGCATATTATGCCAAATATTATTTGGGGGGAGATGCCGGGACGATTTCTGCATTTCTCGCGACAGGGGTTGTCGCTGCGATTCTGGCGATGGTGGCATCGACTTGGATCACCAAATATTACTGTAAGGTTAAACTATTCCGCTACAGTCAGATCGCCGTGATGATCCTGAGTGCTATTCTCTATTTTTCTGTCGGGCCGTCTGATTTTGCCCTCGCTTTTATTCTCTATTTTCTATTGTCCTTCATTGTTGACTTACACGCTCCCATATTTTGGTCTGCGATTGCTGAAGCCGTTGATTATGGCGAATTCAAACTGGGTCAGCGTGTCTCTGGCTTATCGTTTGGTGGCATTTCATTTTGTCAAAAATTTGGGATGGGGATTGCCGGTGCGATTGTCGGATGGTTACTGACCTTTTTTGATTATGCGCCGAATCAGGCACAGTCCAGCTTTACATTAACGGGAATTGCTTTAATGCTCACCCTGATTCCCGGTATATTCCATTTGATTATGGGGCTCTTGATGTTCCGATACAAAGTTACAGACAGCTATTACAACGACATGATCCATCAGGGGGTCGTTAGTAAAGAGATGAGCGATGGTATCGATAATGTACATGATAAGGCACCGTTATCTGTCCCAGTAAAATGA
- the hemG gene encoding menaquinone-dependent protoporphyrinogen IX dehydrogenase, with product MKKVLCLYSTREGQTKKIVEHIIAQLEGYQCEYVDLHLNPKLNLALYDKVLIGASIRYGRLHKALYQFIDTHHQQLDESKAAFICVNLTARKEEQKKDTPEGSAYIQTFLSKSLWQPQMIGVFAGALRYPRYRFFDRFMIRFIMKMTGGETDTSKEVEYTNWDKVKMFAQTFQYM from the coding sequence GTGAAGAAAGTTCTCTGTCTGTATTCAACCCGAGAAGGACAGACCAAAAAAATTGTTGAACATATCATTGCACAGCTTGAAGGGTATCAGTGTGAGTATGTTGATTTACATCTGAATCCAAAACTTAATTTGGCGCTTTACGATAAAGTGTTAATCGGTGCTTCGATTCGCTATGGGCGATTGCATAAAGCACTTTATCAATTTATTGACACACATCATCAACAGTTAGATGAATCGAAAGCTGCTTTTATTTGTGTCAACTTAACGGCACGAAAAGAAGAACAGAAAAAAGATACACCTGAAGGAAGTGCTTACATTCAGACCTTTTTAAGTAAATCTCTCTGGCAACCTCAAATGATAGGTGTATTTGCAGGGGCATTACGTTATCCAAGATATCGTTTTTTTGATCGGTTCATGATTCGATTCATCATGAAAATGACAGGTGGTGAAACTGATACATCAAAAGAAGTCGAATATACCAATTGGGATAAAGTAAAAATGTTTGCACAAACATTTCAATATATGTAG
- a CDS encoding TrkH family potassium uptake protein — MQFRSIIRIVGLLLALFSVSMLAPALVALIYRDGAGVSFVTTFFALLLCGAAIWFPNRNHKHELKSRDGFLIVVLFWTVIGSAGAIPFFISENPNISLTDSFFESFSALTTTGATVIVGLDELPKAILFYRQFLQWFGGMGIIVLAVAILPVLGIGGMQLYRAEIPGPVKDTKVTPRIAETAKALWYIYLGITLTCAFLYWLAGMTFFDAICHSFSTIAIGGFSTHDASMGYFNSQAINLITVVFLLISSCNFTLHYAAFASGGIHPKLYWKDYEFRTFLFIQALLFVTCFSVLLLHQQSDSVAEVFDKALFQSVSVSTTAGFTTTGFSDWPLFLPVLLLFSSFIGGCAGSTGGGLKVIRILLLTLQGGREMKRLVHPRAIYPIKLGDKALSPRVIDAVWGFFSTYTLVFVLCMLALIATGMEELSAFSAVAATLNNLGPGLGEVAVHFGDINDKAKWILIISMLFGRLEIFTLLVLFTPSFWRN; from the coding sequence ATGCAATTTCGTTCTATTATCCGTATCGTCGGATTACTTCTTGCCTTATTCAGTGTTTCTATGCTGGCGCCTGCGCTGGTGGCTTTGATCTATCGTGATGGTGCTGGCGTTTCATTTGTGACGACTTTTTTTGCTTTGCTCCTCTGCGGTGCTGCTATCTGGTTTCCGAATCGGAATCATAAACATGAATTAAAATCTCGTGATGGTTTTTTGATTGTCGTTTTATTCTGGACCGTGATTGGGAGCGCGGGGGCAATTCCATTTTTTATTTCGGAGAATCCGAATATTTCTTTGACAGATTCTTTTTTTGAATCTTTTTCTGCCCTGACAACCACCGGAGCGACAGTCATCGTCGGGTTGGATGAGCTGCCTAAAGCAATTTTGTTCTATCGACAATTTCTACAGTGGTTCGGTGGGATGGGGATCATTGTCCTTGCTGTTGCGATTCTTCCTGTTCTTGGTATCGGTGGGATGCAGCTCTATCGGGCTGAAATACCCGGTCCGGTGAAAGATACTAAAGTCACGCCACGGATTGCAGAAACCGCGAAAGCGCTCTGGTATATCTATCTGGGAATCACGCTCACTTGTGCTTTTCTGTATTGGCTCGCGGGGATGACCTTCTTTGATGCGATATGCCATAGCTTCTCTACGATTGCGATCGGTGGATTTTCTACGCATGATGCCAGCATGGGGTATTTCAACAGTCAGGCCATTAACTTGATAACCGTTGTTTTCCTGCTGATCTCTTCTTGTAATTTTACGTTGCATTATGCGGCCTTTGCTTCTGGCGGTATCCATCCCAAGCTTTACTGGAAAGATTACGAATTCAGAACGTTTTTGTTTATTCAGGCACTCCTGTTTGTCACTTGTTTTTCCGTTTTACTGCTTCATCAGCAATCCGATTCAGTCGCTGAAGTGTTTGATAAAGCACTATTTCAGAGTGTCTCCGTTTCAACCACGGCCGGATTCACGACAACGGGGTTTTCTGATTGGCCACTTTTTTTACCGGTATTGTTGCTCTTCTCTTCATTTATAGGTGGGTGTGCCGGGTCGACGGGCGGAGGATTGAAAGTCATCCGGATTCTGCTGTTGACCTTGCAAGGTGGGCGAGAGATGAAACGTCTTGTCCATCCTCGGGCTATTTATCCGATTAAGCTCGGAGATAAAGCCTTATCTCCACGAGTTATCGATGCCGTATGGGGATTCTTTTCCACCTATACGCTGGTTTTCGTTTTATGTATGTTGGCTTTAATCGCGACAGGGATGGAAGAGCTAAGCGCATTTTCGGCAGTTGCCGCGACATTGAATAACCTTGGTCCGGGGCTGGGGGAAGTCGCTGTCCACTTTGGTGATATTAATGACAAAGCAAAGTGGATACTGATTATTTCGATGTTATTCGGGCGATTAGAAATCTTTACATTGCTTGTTCTATTCACTCCTTCATTTTGGCGTAATTAA
- a CDS encoding YigZ family protein: MNDQPYAIPAIPVRYDEEIKKSLFMTFLQHTAGIESSKGFIAQIKHQYPDARHHCWAFVAGRPDDSMQWGFSDDGEPSGTAGKPILAQLSGAHVGEITAVVVRYYGGVKLGTGGLVKAYGGGVQQALKQLQTIEKKITKRLNLALDYGLIPLTQSVIQQFGAQELEAQYLQRVVITIEIEIRYIDEFIQVITNKSSARVLVSSDDELIN, from the coding sequence ATGAATGATCAGCCTTATGCTATTCCGGCAATTCCGGTCCGTTATGACGAAGAGATTAAGAAAAGTCTGTTTATGACTTTTCTTCAGCATACGGCGGGGATTGAATCATCCAAGGGCTTTATTGCGCAGATCAAACATCAATACCCTGATGCCAGACATCATTGTTGGGCTTTTGTCGCCGGACGACCTGATGACTCAATGCAATGGGGATTTAGTGATGATGGTGAACCCTCCGGAACAGCAGGAAAGCCGATTTTAGCGCAGTTGTCGGGGGCGCACGTCGGAGAAATTACCGCGGTAGTTGTTCGTTACTATGGTGGTGTTAAGCTGGGAACCGGTGGATTAGTTAAAGCTTATGGTGGCGGTGTTCAGCAAGCGCTTAAGCAACTTCAAACTATCGAAAAAAAAATCACCAAGAGATTAAACTTGGCGCTAGACTATGGGTTGATTCCTTTGACTCAATCCGTTATTCAGCAATTTGGGGCTCAGGAGCTAGAAGCACAGTACCTTCAGCGGGTTGTTATCACGATTGAGATTGAAATTCGATATATTGATGAGTTTATACAAGTGATAACCAATAAAAGTAGTGCAAGAGTTCTTGTGAGTTCAGATGATGAACTAATCAACTAA
- the fadB gene encoding fatty acid oxidation complex subunit alpha FadB → MIFQSKTLQVKEIEGGILELQFCTPQSVNTLDTATLDYLDKALDAIQDFPGLKGLVLTSDKESFIVGADINEFLSLFQYPSDALEQWLHYANQIFCKLEDLPVPTVSALRGYALGGGCECVLATDFRVAARSTKIGLPEIRLGIMPGFGGCVRLPRLVGADNALEAIVQAKIFNAEQALSVGLVDAITTEEALFETAKRTLDDAIHCRIDWKKIRQEKCAPLSLSPVESLMVFSTAKGMTHQKVSTHYMAPFLAIDTIESSATLHRDEALNIERKNFVTLAKSDQATALVSIYLNDQYIKGLAKKAKQSLTHAINHSAVIGAGVMGGGIAYQSAIKGIPAVLKDIVPDSLKLGMDHTTQLLEQGVKRGKLSPRNMANTLASIRPTLNYAGIEEVDIVVEAVVENPKIKSSVLKELEEKVTSNTILTSNTSTIPITQLAAELSRPEKFCGMHFFNPVHKMPLVEIIRGKETSEETISAVVAFAAHMGKSPIVVNDCPGFFVNRVLFPYFLAFCQLLDEGYDFVQIDKIMEKDFGWPMGPAYLLDVVGIDIAYHAQQVICQAYPERMKASPDNIITQLYEAKKFGQKTGEGFYQYHTDKRGKSQKVLSPDIYPLVYASGEPLPVTDKQMIMDRMMIPMMNEVILCMEEEVVSSPAEADIALVYGLGFPPFRGGVCRYLDTIGIAQYIQTAQSYQRLGELYQVPKSLEVMVREARVFYPIHHEKSASERG, encoded by the coding sequence ATGATCTTTCAGTCAAAGACATTGCAGGTAAAGGAAATAGAAGGTGGTATCCTTGAGCTGCAGTTTTGCACACCTCAGTCGGTCAATACCCTTGATACGGCAACGCTGGACTACCTGGATAAAGCATTGGATGCAATCCAAGACTTTCCGGGACTCAAAGGCTTAGTACTGACATCCGATAAAGAAAGTTTCATTGTCGGGGCCGATATCAATGAGTTTTTAAGCTTGTTCCAATATCCAAGTGATGCCTTGGAGCAATGGCTTCACTATGCCAACCAAATATTCTGTAAACTTGAGGATCTGCCGGTACCAACCGTCTCAGCACTGCGTGGGTATGCCCTTGGTGGCGGGTGTGAGTGTGTACTCGCAACTGATTTCCGTGTTGCAGCCCGATCAACAAAAATTGGCTTACCCGAAATAAGGCTCGGGATTATGCCCGGATTTGGCGGCTGCGTTCGTCTGCCAAGATTAGTCGGTGCAGATAACGCCTTAGAAGCGATTGTTCAGGCCAAAATATTCAATGCTGAACAGGCCCTCTCCGTCGGATTGGTCGATGCCATCACAACCGAAGAAGCACTTTTCGAAACAGCAAAAAGAACGCTGGATGATGCGATTCACTGTCGAATTGACTGGAAAAAAATACGTCAGGAAAAATGTGCACCGCTTTCTTTATCACCCGTGGAAAGTTTGATGGTCTTTTCTACAGCCAAGGGGATGACTCACCAAAAAGTGAGTACTCACTACATGGCGCCTTTCCTTGCGATTGATACAATTGAATCTTCAGCCACACTGCACAGAGATGAAGCGCTCAATATTGAACGGAAGAACTTTGTCACACTGGCGAAATCAGATCAGGCAACCGCTCTGGTCAGTATTTATCTCAATGATCAGTATATTAAAGGTCTTGCTAAAAAAGCCAAACAGTCACTCACCCATGCCATCAATCATAGTGCTGTGATTGGTGCTGGCGTGATGGGTGGCGGTATCGCTTATCAATCTGCAATCAAAGGAATCCCTGCTGTTTTAAAAGATATTGTTCCTGACTCTCTGAAGTTGGGAATGGATCATACCACCCAACTTTTGGAGCAAGGCGTCAAGAGAGGCAAACTGTCCCCGAGAAATATGGCAAACACCCTTGCATCAATTCGCCCGACACTCAACTATGCCGGTATAGAAGAGGTCGATATCGTGGTTGAAGCCGTGGTTGAAAACCCTAAAATCAAGTCGTCAGTCCTGAAAGAGCTGGAAGAAAAAGTTACATCAAATACGATTCTGACCTCAAATACCTCCACGATTCCGATTACCCAATTAGCTGCCGAACTCTCAAGACCTGAAAAGTTCTGTGGGATGCATTTTTTCAATCCGGTGCATAAAATGCCGCTGGTTGAAATTATCCGCGGTAAAGAAACCAGTGAAGAAACAATTTCGGCCGTGGTTGCTTTTGCTGCTCATATGGGAAAATCGCCAATTGTCGTCAACGACTGTCCCGGATTTTTTGTCAACCGCGTTCTATTTCCTTATTTTCTGGCCTTTTGTCAGCTACTTGATGAAGGATATGACTTCGTCCAGATTGATAAAATCATGGAAAAGGATTTTGGTTGGCCAATGGGGCCAGCTTACTTACTCGATGTCGTCGGTATCGACATCGCGTATCACGCTCAGCAAGTGATTTGCCAAGCTTATCCCGAAAGGATGAAAGCCTCTCCGGATAACATCATTACCCAACTTTATGAGGCGAAAAAATTCGGTCAGAAAACCGGTGAAGGCTTTTATCAGTACCATACAGATAAACGCGGTAAGAGCCAAAAAGTGTTATCACCGGACATTTATCCGCTGGTCTACGCATCGGGAGAGCCATTACCGGTGACGGATAAGCAAATGATCATGGATCGCATGATGATTCCGATGATGAATGAAGTCATTCTCTGTATGGAAGAAGAGGTTGTCTCCTCACCCGCAGAAGCAGATATCGCACTCGTATACGGACTCGGTTTCCCGCCATTCAGAGGTGGTGTTTGTCGCTATCTGGATACCATTGGTATTGCACAATATATTCAAACTGCTCAGTCATACCAGCGTTTAGGAGAACTCTATCAGGTACCGAAATCTCTCGAAGTTATGGTTCGTGAGGCCAGGGTTTTCTATCCTATCCACCATGAAAAATCAGCATCAGAGAGAGGGTAA
- the fadA gene encoding acetyl-CoA C-acyltransferase FadA — protein sequence MSKQAVIVDCIRTPMGRSKEGVFRHTRAEALSAHLMQSLIQRNPQIPVTEIEDIYWGCVQQTLEQGMNIARNAAVLAGLPFEIGAVTVNRLCGSSMQALHDAARSVSAGDADICLIGGVEHMGHVPMTHGIDMHPGLSKHAAKAAGMMGLTAEMLAKQNQISRDAQDQFALRSHQRATQATEKKLFQREIVPTQGHDEQGALIALQEDEVIRRDASLDSLASLKPVFDPANGTVTAGSSSALSDGASAMVVMTEEKALQLGLPIRAKIRAMAIAGCEPSVMGIGPVPATRKALNRAGLSLHDIDVIELNEAFAAQALSCIQHFELMDSFDDKVNLWGGAIALGHPLGCSGARISTTLLHVMEHQDAQFGLATMCIGMGQGIATIFERVR from the coding sequence ATGAGTAAGCAAGCAGTGATCGTTGATTGTATCCGCACGCCAATGGGCCGCTCAAAAGAAGGCGTGTTTCGCCATACTCGTGCAGAAGCACTGTCCGCACATTTGATGCAATCACTGATTCAACGTAACCCACAAATCCCGGTTACAGAAATCGAAGACATCTATTGGGGATGTGTTCAACAAACGCTAGAACAAGGAATGAATATTGCGCGCAATGCCGCTGTCTTAGCCGGACTGCCATTTGAAATAGGTGCGGTCACGGTTAATCGCCTGTGTGGTTCGTCAATGCAGGCTCTGCATGATGCCGCGAGATCGGTTTCTGCCGGGGACGCTGATATTTGTCTTATCGGTGGGGTTGAACATATGGGGCATGTCCCGATGACGCATGGTATTGATATGCATCCGGGCCTCAGTAAACATGCCGCGAAAGCTGCCGGGATGATGGGTTTGACAGCGGAAATGCTGGCAAAACAAAACCAGATTAGTCGAGACGCTCAAGACCAGTTTGCCCTGCGCTCCCATCAAAGAGCAACACAGGCAACAGAGAAAAAGTTATTTCAACGGGAAATCGTACCAACGCAAGGCCACGATGAACAAGGGGCGCTAATTGCGCTGCAAGAGGACGAAGTCATTCGTCGTGATGCCTCACTTGATTCCCTTGCTTCGCTCAAACCTGTTTTCGACCCAGCAAACGGAACCGTGACCGCCGGAAGTTCTTCTGCCTTATCAGACGGAGCATCGGCAATGGTTGTCATGACCGAAGAAAAAGCACTGCAACTCGGATTACCCATCCGCGCTAAGATTCGAGCCATGGCCATCGCAGGATGTGAACCTTCCGTGATGGGAATTGGCCCCGTCCCGGCAACGCGCAAGGCACTGAACAGAGCCGGATTATCTCTGCACGATATTGACGTCATCGAACTGAATGAAGCCTTTGCGGCACAAGCTCTTTCTTGTATTCAGCACTTTGAACTGATGGATAGCTTTGATGATAAAGTGAATTTATGGGGCGGTGCGATTGCATTAGGTCACCCGCTGGGATGTTCTGGCGCCAGAATATCGACCACACTATTACATGTGATGGAACATCAGGATGCCCAGTTTGGGCTGGCAACCATGTGTATCGGTATGGGTCAGGGAATTGCAACTATTTTTGAACGAGTCCGCTAA